The DNA region TCATGCATATTCTCCTTCATTTACTTTACGATGAAGCCAAGAATTTCATGAAACCAGCGGAATTTTTGATCATTCCCCCAGCCACGAAATTCCTTATTGGTCATTTTCCGTTCATAGTCTTTTTCGTATACATTTACGTTCGGAGACAGCAGAGTGTTCTGACACTTTCTTGCTATGGAAATTATTTAGTGGTATCTGTGCACCAAATCTCTATCATTCGGTAACCCGGATTCAAACGCCAAGACATAAACTCCGCTGCTTGATTTTCTGAGGGACGTTTAAAACGACAGTCGGTCTCAAGCTTATTTCCTGAGGTTTTCATAAGACGCATCATCCTTTAATGTCATTTTCTAAATcaaatatattttaataATTACATAGgttaaaaaagaacataaataaagataagCAATCAAGTAATCCCTAAAAACAACTTAAAAAGTTATTCTATTAGTTACCAATTCCAAACATAAATAATTCTTGTTATGAGAGGTAATTGATACACATGGGGGGGAGTGATTTTAATTTGCGAATAAAATAATTGTAAGAGgatatataaatacaaGAGTAGTCACATTTAAAATCAATAGCTCAACTTTCTTGTAACTGCTCTTCTtataaagaataataaatcatagcaaaaaaatacaaacaaCTATCAAAAAATGTCTGCTACTTCTACCACTACTTCCACTTCTCAATTGCACTTGAACTCTACCCCAGTTACTCATTGCTTATCTGATATTGTTAAGAATGAAGATTGGTCTGATTTCAAGTTTGCTCCTATCCGTGAGTCTACCGTCTCCCGTGCCATGACTTCTCGTTATTTCAAGGACCTTGACAAGTTTGCCGTCTCtgatgttattattgtcgGTGCTGGTTCTTCCGGTTTATCTGCTGCTTACGTCATTGCTAAGAACAGACCAGACTTGAAGGTCTGTATTATTGAAAGTTCAGTCGCACCAGGTGGTGGGAGCTGGTTGGGTGGCCAATTGTTCAGTGCCATGGTTATGAGAAAACCAGCTCATTTGTTTTTACAAGAGTTAGAAATTCCTTATGAAGACGAAGGTGACTATGTTGTTGTTAAACATGCTGCTTTATTCATCTCCACTGTTCTTTCAAAGGTTTTGCAACTACCAAATGTCAAACTATTCAACGCCACCTGTGTTGAAGATTTAGTTACCAGACCACCTACTGAAAAGGGTGAAGTCACCGTTGCTGGTGTTGTCACAAACTGGACATTGGTCACCATGGCTCATGGTACTCAATGTTGCATGGACCCTAACGTCATTGAATTGGCCG from Saccharomyces eubayanus strain FM1318 chromosome VII, whole genome shotgun sequence includes:
- the THI4 gene encoding thiamine thiazole synthase encodes the protein MSATSTTTSTSQLHLNSTPVTHCLSDIVKNEDWSDFKFAPIRESTVSRAMTSRYFKDLDKFAVSDVIIVGAGSSGLSAAYVIAKNRPDLKVCIIESSVAPGGGSWLGGQLFSAMVMRKPAHLFLQELEIPYEDEGDYVVVKHAALFISTVLSKVLQLPNVKLFNATCVEDLVTRPPTEKGEVTVAGVVTNWTLVTMAHGTQCCMDPNVIELAGYKNDGTRDLSQKHGVILSTTGHDGPFGAFCAKRIVDIDQNKKLGGMKGLDMNHAEHDVVIHSGSYEGVDNMYFAGMEVAELDGLNRMGPTFGAMALSGVHAAEEILKHFA